Proteins encoded within one genomic window of Terriglobia bacterium:
- a CDS encoding flagellar biosynthesis anti-sigma factor FlgM, giving the protein MSIEEKTGERSAGRSTFITRIEEERAHRIERLRRAIAEGTYTVPTEDVAEKIINRFMRHS; this is encoded by the coding sequence ATGTCGATAGAAGAAAAAACGGGTGAACGGAGTGCAGGCCGATCAACCTTCATTACCCGGATTGAGGAAGAACGCGCCCACCGGATCGAAAGGTTGCGTCGCGCCATTGCGGAGGGGACTTATACCGTCCCGACAGAAGACGTGGCCGAGAAGATAATCAACCGCTTCATGCGCCATTCCTGA